A region from the Patescibacteria group bacterium genome encodes:
- a CDS encoding phosphoglycerate kinase — protein MPKKTIRDIDVQGKKVLLRVAYDISLKEKDGKWIVPDDSRIKATLPTIEYLLEKDCSLVLLSWLKRPEGKVVDKFRMDPVAEKLSELIKRPVKKMDDCVGPEVEKAVADLKPGEIIMLENVRFHPEEQKEDAEFSRKLASLGDLIVFDAFAQAHRVHSSTTGILKQGKEVVAGFLMEKELDVLSKMLNNPARPFTVVLGGAKISDKLETTNNLLSLADSILIGGAMANAFLKAQNVDIQGSFVEDVGIDATKTASESAKDLLEKTADKTSFQGGDFIQLPLDLVAANSIEAPTENKVVDINKKETLPEKWTYLDIGPQTIEEYRKIISASKTVFWNGPMGLFEEAEFAKGTKEIADAIINSGATSIVGGGDTEKIVKMFNLEGKFTHVSTGGGASLEFLSGKELPVVALLPNL, from the coding sequence ATGCCTAAAAAAACAATCAGAGATATCGATGTCCAGGGTAAAAAGGTGCTTTTGCGCGTGGCATATGATATTTCACTGAAAGAAAAAGACGGCAAGTGGATTGTTCCGGATGATTCCAGAATCAAAGCCACTTTACCGACAATTGAATATTTATTAGAAAAGGACTGCAGTTTAGTCCTTCTTTCGTGGTTAAAAAGGCCCGAAGGGAAAGTAGTTGATAAATTTAGGATGGATCCAGTAGCGGAAAAGCTGTCAGAATTGATCAAAAGACCGGTAAAAAAGATGGATGACTGTGTCGGTCCGGAGGTAGAAAAAGCGGTGGCTGATCTGAAACCCGGTGAGATTATAATGCTGGAAAATGTCCGTTTTCATCCCGAAGAACAGAAAGAAGACGCAGAATTCTCCAGAAAGCTGGCCAGTCTTGGGGATTTGATTGTATTTGATGCCTTCGCACAGGCGCACCGCGTTCATTCATCAACAACCGGAATTCTGAAACAGGGCAAGGAAGTCGTCGCCGGTTTTCTGATGGAAAAAGAATTGGATGTACTTTCCAAAATGCTGAATAATCCGGCCAGGCCTTTTACTGTGGTATTGGGCGGAGCGAAGATTTCTGACAAACTGGAAACTACCAATAATCTTTTATCCCTAGCCGATTCTATTTTAATCGGCGGAGCGATGGCTAATGCATTTTTAAAAGCCCAGAATGTAGATATTCAGGGGTCATTTGTGGAAGATGTCGGGATTGATGCGACAAAAACTGCTTCGGAATCGGCAAAAGATCTGCTGGAAAAGACTGCGGATAAAACTTCATTTCAAGGAGGGGATTTTATACAGCTACCTTTAGATTTAGTTGCTGCGAACTCAATTGAAGCACCGACGGAAAACAAAGTGGTGGATATTAATAAAAAAGAAACACTGCCGGAAAAATGGACGTACCTTGATATCGGTCCCCAAACTATTGAAGAATACCGGAAAATTATTTCCGCCTCAAAAACTGTTTTCTGGAACGGCCCGATGGGCTTGTTTGAAGAAGCAGAATTTGCCAAAGGCACGAAAGAAATTGCCGATGCCATTATAAACAGCGGTGCCACGTCTATCGTAGGGGGTGGTGACACGGAGAAGATTGTTAAAATGTTTAATCTGGAAGGCAAATTCACACACGTCTCAACCGGCGGTGGCGCTTCATTAGAATTCCTGTCCGGCAAAGAACTGCCGGTGGTTGCTTTGTTGCCGAATTTGTAA